One region of Anaerobranca californiensis DSM 14826 genomic DNA includes:
- the secE gene encoding preprotein translocase subunit SecE, whose product MGFFAKVQKFFKEVKNELKKVQWPSKKELTSYTILVIGIIVIASLLIFIIDNGFTGILNLIF is encoded by the coding sequence ATGGGATTTTTTGCAAAAGTGCAAAAGTTTTTTAAAGAAGTCAAAAATGAATTGAAAAAGGTTCAATGGCCTAGCAAAAAAGAGCTTACATCATACACAATTTTAGTTATAGGAATCATTGTAATAGCTTCTCTATTGATTTTTATTATAGATAATGGATTTACTGGCATATTGAATCTCATATTTTAA
- the rplA gene encoding 50S ribosomal protein L1, with the protein MAKKGKRLLEASKIYDKETLYSTTEALELVTKMASAKFDETVEAAIRLGVNPKHADQQIRGAVVLPHGTGKSVKVLVFAKGEKAKEAEEAGAEYVGAEDLVNKIQQGWLDFDVVVATPDMMGVVGKLGRILGPKGLMPNPKTGTVTMDVAKAVKDIKAGKIEYRVDKAGIIHAPIGKVSFGVEKLRDNFNALLDALIKAKPASAKGQYLKSIALSSTMGPGVKVNTQKAAIFDKE; encoded by the coding sequence ATGGCTAAAAAAGGTAAAAGGTTGCTAGAAGCAAGCAAAATCTATGATAAAGAAACCTTATATTCAACTACTGAAGCTTTAGAGCTAGTAACAAAAATGGCATCAGCTAAGTTTGATGAAACCGTTGAAGCAGCAATTAGATTAGGAGTAAATCCAAAACATGCTGATCAACAAATAAGGGGTGCAGTAGTTTTACCCCACGGTACTGGTAAATCTGTTAAAGTATTGGTTTTTGCTAAAGGAGAAAAGGCTAAAGAAGCTGAAGAAGCAGGAGCAGAATATGTTGGAGCAGAAGATTTAGTAAACAAAATTCAACAAGGTTGGTTGGATTTCGATGTAGTTGTAGCTACTCCTGACATGATGGGAGTTGTTGGTAAGCTTGGTAGGATTTTAGGACCAAAGGGATTAATGCCAAACCCTAAAACTGGCACAGTGACTATGGATGTTGCTAAAGCAGTTAAAGACATTAAAGCTGGTAAAATCGAGTACAGAGTTGATAAAGCCGGTATTATTCATGCTCCTATCGGAAAGGTTTCCTTTGGAGTAGAGAAGTTAAGGGATAATTTTAATGCATTACTTGATGCATTAATTAAAGCAAAACCAGCTAGTGCTAAAGGTCAATATCTAAAATCCATTGCCCTTTCATCAACAATGGGACCAGGAGTAAAAGTCAATACTCAAAAAGCAGCTATCTTTGACAAAGAATAA
- a CDS encoding EF-Tu/IF-2/RF-3 family GTPase: GRGTVVTGRVERGVIKVGDEVQIVGFSDEPKKTVCTGVEMFRKMLDQAQAGDNIGALLRGVDRTEVERGQVLCKPGSIKAHKKYTAEVYVLTKEEGGRHSPFFNGYRPQFYFRTTDVTGVITLPEGTEMVMPGDNVKITVELITPIAIEQGLRFAIREGGRTVGAGVVVDILE, encoded by the coding sequence CGGTCGTGGTACAGTAGTTACAGGCCGTGTAGAGCGTGGAGTAATCAAAGTTGGTGATGAAGTACAAATCGTAGGTTTCAGCGATGAGCCTAAGAAAACTGTATGTACAGGAGTAGAGATGTTCAGAAAGATGTTAGATCAAGCTCAAGCAGGTGACAACATCGGTGCATTATTAAGGGGTGTTGACCGTACTGAGGTAGAGCGTGGTCAAGTATTATGTAAGCCTGGCTCAATTAAAGCACACAAAAAATACACTGCAGAAGTTTACGTTTTAACAAAAGAAGAAGGTGGTCGTCACAGCCCATTCTTTAACGGTTACCGTCCACAATTCTATTTCCGTACCACTGACGTAACCGGTGTAATCACTTTACCAGAAGGAACTGAAATGGTAATGCCTGGTGACAACGTTAAAATCACCGTTGAGCTTATTACCCCAATTGCCATCGAGCAAGGACTAAGGTTCGCTATCCGTGAAGGTGGTAGAACTGTAGGTGCTGGAGTTGTTGTAGACATCCTTGAATAA
- the rplJ gene encoding 50S ribosomal protein L10 → MGAREEKALVVAELKEKFGSAQAAIITDYRGLDVARVTKLRAKLREAGVEYKVIKNTLAKLAVQDTELSELQQHLQGPTAVAFSYNDPVAAAKIISEFAKDNKELEIKAGILEGKVIDLAGVKALADLPSREVLIAQVLAGIQAPITGFVNVMQGNVRNLVYVLEAIRKQKEA, encoded by the coding sequence ATGGGGGCACGGGAAGAAAAAGCTCTCGTTGTTGCAGAACTTAAAGAGAAATTTGGTTCCGCGCAAGCTGCTATAATTACAGACTATAGAGGTCTTGATGTGGCTAGAGTAACAAAACTTCGTGCGAAGTTAAGAGAAGCAGGTGTTGAGTACAAAGTAATTAAAAATACTTTAGCTAAATTAGCTGTTCAAGACACTGAGCTCTCAGAGTTACAGCAACATTTACAAGGACCTACAGCTGTTGCATTCAGCTACAATGATCCTGTAGCAGCAGCAAAAATTATCAGTGAATTTGCCAAAGACAACAAAGAATTAGAAATCAAAGCAGGTATTTTAGAAGGTAAAGTCATTGACTTAGCAGGGGTAAAAGCTCTTGCCGATCTACCTTCAAGGGAAGTCCTTATTGCTCAAGTCCTTGCAGGAATACAAGCGCCAATTACTGGTTTCGTAAACGTAATGCAAGGCAATGTAAGAAATTTAGTTTATGTTCTTGAAGCCATTAGAAAACAAAAAGAAGCTTAA
- the rplL gene encoding 50S ribosomal protein L7/L12 — MSKVQEILETIKGLTVLELAELVKACEEEFGVSAAAPVAVAAAPVAGAAPAAAEEKTEFDVILTSGGDKKVQVIKVVRELTGLGLKEAKDLVDGAPKPLKEKVSKEEAEKIKAQIVEAGGTVEIK, encoded by the coding sequence ATGTCAAAAGTTCAAGAAATTTTAGAGACTATTAAAGGTTTAACTGTATTAGAATTAGCTGAGTTAGTAAAAGCTTGTGAAGAAGAATTTGGTGTATCTGCTGCTGCTCCTGTAGCTGTAGCTGCTGCTCCTGTAGCTGGTGCTGCTCCAGCTGCTGCTGAAGAAAAAACTGAGTTTGATGTAATCTTAACTTCAGGTGGAGACAAAAAAGTTCAAGTAATTAAAGTAGTTCGTGAGCTAACTGGTCTTGGATTAAAAGAAGCTAAAGACTTAGTTGATGGAGCTCCAAAACCACTTAAAGAAAAAGTTTCAAAAGAAGAAGCTGAAAAAATCAAAGCTCAAATCGTTGAAGCTGGCGGTACAGTAGAAATTAAGTAA
- the rpmG gene encoding 50S ribosomal protein L33, giving the protein MRVIITMACTECKQRNYTTTKNKKTHPDRIELKKYCRFCKTHTTHKETK; this is encoded by the coding sequence ATGAGGGTTATAATTACCATGGCTTGTACAGAATGCAAACAAAGAAACTATACTACAACAAAAAATAAAAAAACTCATCCAGATCGTATAGAACTAAAGAAATATTGCCGTTTCTGTAAAACACACACTACACATAAAGAGACTAAGTAA
- the nusG gene encoding transcription termination/antitermination protein NusG has translation MEKHWYVVHTYSGYENKVKANLQKRVESMEMQDKIFNVLVPMEEETETKGGKRKTTLKKVFPGYVLVQMIMSDDSWYVVRNTPGVTGFVGSGTKPIPLAESEVRHILKKMGIEEPKVKVEFSVGQQVKVVSGPFEGFIGTIEEINMDKQRVKVLVSIFGRETPVELEFVQVEKV, from the coding sequence ATGGAAAAACACTGGTATGTTGTGCATACTTACTCCGGCTATGAGAATAAAGTAAAAGCAAACCTTCAAAAAAGAGTAGAATCCATGGAAATGCAAGATAAAATTTTTAATGTTTTAGTTCCCATGGAAGAAGAAACTGAAACAAAAGGTGGAAAGAGAAAAACTACTTTAAAAAAAGTTTTCCCCGGATATGTCTTAGTTCAAATGATTATGAGTGATGATTCCTGGTATGTTGTTAGAAATACTCCAGGGGTAACTGGTTTTGTGGGATCAGGGACAAAACCAATACCATTAGCGGAATCTGAAGTAAGGCATATATTAAAGAAAATGGGTATAGAAGAACCTAAAGTTAAGGTAGAATTTAGTGTGGGACAACAAGTTAAAGTTGTTTCAGGTCCCTTTGAAGGTTTTATAGGAACAATAGAAGAAATTAACATGGACAAACAACGGGTAAAAGTGCTAGTATCGATATTTGGAAGGGAAACTCCAGTAGAATTAGAATTTGTTCAAGTGGAAAAGGTATAA
- the rplK gene encoding 50S ribosomal protein L11, translated as MAKKVVKLIKLQIAAGKATPAPPVGPALGQAGLNIMAFCKEFNEKTANQAGMIIPVEITVYEDRSFTFVTKTPPAAVLLKKAAGIERASGQPNKVKVATVKRDKVREIAELKMVDLNAASVEAAMRMIEGTARSMGIVIQD; from the coding sequence ATGGCGAAAAAAGTAGTTAAGTTAATAAAACTTCAAATAGCTGCTGGAAAAGCTACACCTGCACCACCTGTAGGTCCGGCTTTAGGTCAAGCAGGTCTAAATATAATGGCGTTCTGCAAAGAGTTTAACGAAAAAACTGCTAATCAAGCAGGTATGATTATCCCTGTAGAAATTACAGTTTATGAAGATCGCTCTTTTACCTTTGTAACTAAGACCCCGCCCGCTGCTGTATTACTTAAAAAAGCAGCTGGAATTGAAAGGGCCTCTGGTCAACCTAACAAGGTAAAAGTAGCTACAGTTAAAAGGGATAAAGTTAGAGAAATAGCAGAACTAAAGATGGTAGACTTGAATGCTGCCAGTGTAGAAGCTGCTATGAGAATGATTGAAGGAACTGCCCGTAGTATGGGTATTGTAATTCAAGACTAA